A window of the Zeugodacus cucurbitae isolate PBARC_wt_2022May chromosome 2, idZeuCucr1.2, whole genome shotgun sequence genome harbors these coding sequences:
- the LOC105211861 gene encoding alcohol dehydrogenase 1, with protein sequence MSLAGKNVVFVGGLGFIGYEACKVLMTRDLASFFVFDVLDKPEAVKALQEINPKTKVYYTKFDITSKDSIKQSLADVISKAGHIDALVNGAGILTDPNVELTMNINLIGLINTTLEAIPLMDKSKKGRGGVIVNIASVLGLEPCPPAAVYCGSKFGVMGFSRSLGDPHYYEHTGIAVVTFCPGLTETPLKNNIGSKYTFEYSKEIGEKLNSSKTQKPEVCGAHLAQVVELMDNGAIYISNQGTLTKVKPSVYWEPTF encoded by the exons ATGAGTTTGGCGGGTAAAAATGTTGTGTTCGTTGGTGGCTTGGGCTTCATCGGTTATGAAGCTTGCAAAGTGTTGATGACCAGAGATTTGGCG TCCTTCTTCGTTTTCGATGTGTTGGACAAACCCGAAGCTGTGAAGGCCTTGCAGGAAATCAATCCCAAGACCAAAGTGTACTACACCAAATTCGATATCACCAGCAAGGATAGCATTAAGCAATCCCTAGCCGATGTCATCTCCAAAGCAGGACATATCGATGCTTTGGTCAATGGCGCCGGTATTCTGACCGATCCCAATGTTGAGTTGACTATGAACATCAACTTGATTGGTCTCATCAATACCACACTCGAGGCTATTCCACTCATGGACAAGAGTAAGAAGGGACGTGGTGGTGTGATTGTCAACATTGCTTCCGTATTGGGTCTGGAACCCTGTCCACCTGCAGCTGTCTACTGTGGTTCGAAGTTCGGTGTTATGGGCTTCTCACGTTCACTTGGG GATCCCCATTATTATGAACACACCGGCATTGCTGTAGTTACATTCTGTCCCGGTTTGACTGAGACCCCATTGAAGAACAACATTGGCAGCAAATATACTTTTGAATATTCCAAGGAGATTGGTGAGAAACTGAACTCATCTAAGACTCAGAAACCCGAAGTCTGTGGCGCTCACTTGGCTCAAGTTGTCGAGTTGATGGACAATGGTGCCATCTATATCAGCAACCAAGGCACATTGACCAAAGTGAAGCCAAGCGTCTATTGGGAACCAACTTTTTAG
- the LOC105211860 gene encoding alcohol dehydrogenase: protein MGLSGKNVVFVGGLGFIGYEACKQIMTKNVASFFVFDVLENAENIKALQAINPKSKVYYTKFDITNKAAIKQALDDVIAKVQYIDVLVNGAGVLADPNVDLTMNINLIGLINTTLEAIPLMDKNKNGRGGLIVNIASVLGLEPAPPTAVYCASKFGVMGFSRSISDPYYYNHTGIAVATFCPGLTETPLKNNIATKYTFEYSKEIGQKLNNTKTQKPEACGAHLATVCETGENGGIYISNQGTLSKVTPTVYWQPTF, encoded by the exons ATGGGTTTGAGCGGTAAGAATGTTGTTTTCGTCGGCGGTTTGGGCTTCATCGGCTACGAGGCCTGCAAACAGATAATGACCAAGAATGTGGCG TCTTTCTTCGTGTTCGATGTTTTGGAAAATGCTGAGAACATCAAGGCCCTACAAGCCATCAATCCCAAGTCCAAAGTGTACTACACCAAATTCGACATCACCAACAAGGCGGCCATTAAGCAAGCGCTCGACGATGTTATCGCCAAAGTGCAATACATTGATGTGTTGGTTAATGGCGCCGGTGTACTCGCCGATCCCAATGTTGATTTGACCATGAACATCAACTTGATTGGTCTCATCAATACCACACTCGAGGCCATTCCACTCATGGACAAGAACAAGAACGGACGCGGTGGTCTGATTGTTAACATTGCCTCCGTATTGGGTTTGGAGCCCGCACCACCAACCGCGGTCTACTGCGCCTCGAAATTCGGTGTTATGGGCTTCTCGCGTTCCATCTCC GATCCCTACTACTACAACCACACCGGCATTGCTGTGGCCACTTTCTGTCCCGGTTTGACTGAGACCCCATTGAAGAACAACATTGCCACTAAATATACTTTCGAGTACTCCAAGGAGATTGGCCAGAAATTGAACAACACCAAGACTCAGAAACCCGAAGCTTGTGGCGCACATTTGGCTACTGTGTGTGAGACAGGCGAGAACGGTGGCATCTACATCAGCAACCAAGGCACTTTGTCCAAGGTCACACCCACTGTATACTGGCAACCCACTTTCTAG
- the LOC105211862 gene encoding trichohyalin-like, producing the protein MHTRATILNREPRKEDHFAVCYFLKHSDLRSLSTQIKDLVTTAKDVMEKELIKKRERLRRLLEAENKIYEREFAHNVKTRAEEHIRKRKKNLLKIKEERTRQEKEFLMHKNIQQQMESCVEVRDALRLKETMQTKEVLLEQMLEKERAQRREHQLDDYWCKAHETGARRYDERQAREDQMKADMKCKVRCNLEQQIEMQKMEAERQRALNREEGKVLAQIAEEVRLEEFDRMHAARSEKMIAHREELLAMIAENKARRDAQECERIEEHRQLMRDVAREQQEYSAAMLQRKRAVYKATIEYLDYVRCIRKLEQDAQNMRDARIDDLRHVDICTKSNLQNELKRKAEIAALCYAELRRQMCEEYERRLRDLQEQRAPKIIVNHFAHPEKTRAETMTEKLKFRKALDKQLFENARIRAEEEAKFNAELRQAVADPEFCKELAEKYLNEGLDYLPPHANWLIYACPQKQLFCEPLLQGAAGDGKADEKDTCRKPCGCEARTDDIDCPYYNRLTHKRAPDAARKRLKRDTC; encoded by the coding sequence ATGCACACACGCGCAACCATTCTTAATCGCGAACCGCGAAAAGAAGATCATTTTGCCGTGTGCTATTTCTTGAAGCACTCAGATCTAAGGAGCCTGAGTACGCAGATTAAGGACCTTGTAACAACCGCGAAAGATGTGATGGAGAAAGAATTGATCAAAAAGCGCGAGCGGTTGCGTCGTTTGCTGGAGGCAGAGAATAAAATCTACGAGAGGGAGTTCGCACACAATGTCAAAACGCGCGCCGAAGAACATATACGCAAGCGCaagaaaaatttgttgaaaatcaaAGAGGAGCGCACACGTCAGGAGAAAGAGTTCCTaatgcataaaaatatacagCAACAAATGGAGAGTTGCGTTGAAGTGCGTGACGCGTTGCGTCTCAAAGAAACCATGCAAACGAAGGAGGTACTATTGGAGCAAATGTTGGAGAAAGAAAGAGCTCAGCGGCGCGAACATCAATTGGATGATTATTGGTGTAAAGCACACGAGACTGGCGCACGGCGATACGATGAACGGCAGGCAAGAGAGGATCAAATGAAAGCGGATATGAAATGCAAAGTACGTTGCAACTTGGAGCAGCAAATTGAGATGCAAAAGATGGAAGCGGAACGGCAGCGTGCACTGAACCGCGAAGAAGGGAAAGTTTTGGCGCAAATCGCGGAAGAGGTGCGCTTGGAAGAATTTGATCGCATGCACGCTGCCAGGTCGGAGAAGATGATTGCACATCGCGAAGAATTACTTGCTATGATTGCTGAAAATAAAGCGCGGCGTGATGCGCAAGAGTGTGAACGTATAGAAGAGCATCGCCAATTGATGCGCGATGTGGCGCGCGAACAGCAGGAATACAGCGCCGCTATGTTACAACGTAAGCGCGCGGTATATAAGGCCACCATAGAGTATCTTGATTATGTGCGCTGCATCCGCAAGTTGGAGCAGGATGCGCAGAATATGCGTGATGCGCGCATTGACGATTTGCGACATGTCGATATCTGCACCAAGAGTAATTTACAAAATGAGTTAAAGCGCAAGGCGGAGATAGCAGCGCTCTGCTACGCTGAATTGCGGCGACAAATGTGCGAAGAATATGAACGACGTTTGCGTGACCTACAAGAACAGCGTGCACCGAAAATCATTGTGAATCATTTTGCGCACCCGGAGAAGACGCGCGCTGAAACTATGACCGAAAAACTTAAGTTTCGCAAAGCGCTCGATAAACAATTGTTTGAAAATGCGCGCATACGCGCCGAAGAGGAGGCCAAATTCAATGCCGAACTGAGACAGGCTGTTGCTGATCCTGAATTTTGTAAAGAACTAGCGGAGAAATATTTGAATGAAGGACTTGACTATTTGCCACCGCACGCTAATTGGTTAATTTATGCCTGTccacaaaaacaattattttgtgaACCGCTTCTGCAAGGCGCTGCTGGTGATGGTAAAGCAGACGAGAAAGATACTTGTCGAAAGCCATGCGGCTGTGAAGCCCGCACTGACGACATAGATTGTCCGTATTATAATCGGTTGACGCACAAGCGTGCGCCAGACGCCGCACGGAAGCGGCTTAAGCGTGATACTTGTTGA
- the LOC105211863 gene encoding uncharacterized protein LOC105211863 — protein MITEKDLRIFIFVQGTDRKSLYTQIKELVKTAQEMAERELNQRRERLRVMLEHEDKIYEEEFANKVKSRIDEDIQHRKDALFNIKEERKRVEKESLERKTIQQQFECCYEIREALRRKETLQTKEVQLEQIVEKERAQRRERQMDEYWCKVRDAGAQRYDQRQADELKKKCDLKRLMRCTLEQQMEMHKQEEEHQRELKRVEAIELNKVLEEIRLEDFDRKRLGMPQKTLDYREELLNMIAENKAKRDAEECERMEEHRQLMRDVAREEQEYSAAMMQRKRAVYNATMEYLDYARRMRKLEEDAQNMRDARIDDLCHVDICTKSNIQRELQRKAEIAALCYAELRRQICEEYERRLRDIQEQREPKIIENRFVHPEKTRADIMAERRKMREGLDEQLIENARVHAEEEAKYNADLKLAIDDPAFCTELAQKYLSAGIDYLPPHANWLIYACTPKQYVGKQSAVAAAGGERKEDSPDTCIKPCGCKARTDLECTHYGWSAYKRGANAAGKRRLELESC, from the coding sequence ATGATTACCGAAAAggatttaagaatttttatctTTGTACAGGGCACCGATCGCAAAAGTCTGTATACGCAGATTAAGGAGCTGGTGAAGACCGCGCAGGAAATGGCCGAAAGGGAATTGAACCAACGCCGTGAGCGGTTGCGCGTTATGCTCGAGCACGAGGATAAAATCTACGAAGAGGAATTCGCTAACAAGGTCAAGTCGCGCATTGACGAGGACATACAGCATCGCAAAGACGCTCTGTTCAATATAAAGGAGGAACGCAAGCGCGTGGAGAAAGAGTCACTGGAGCGCAAGACGATACAGCAACAGTTTGAGTGTTGCTATGAAATACGCGAAGCATTGCGTCGCAAAGAAACCTTGCAAACGAAAGAGGTGCAATTGGAGCAGATAGTGGAGAAAGAACGCGCACAACGGCGCGAGCGACAAATGGATGAGTATTGGTGTAAGGTACGCGATGCAGGTGCGCAGCGCTATGATCAGCGGCAAGCAGACGAATTGAAGAAAAAGTGTGACTTGAAGCGCCTTATGCGTTGCACGTTGGAGCAACAAATGGAGATGCATAAGCAGGAGGAGGAGCATCAACGTGAACTGAAGCGCGTGGAGGCAATCGAGCTCAATAAAGTGTTGGAAGAAATACGTTTGGAAGATTTCGATCGCAAGCGTTTGGGTATGCCGCAGAAAACGCTCGATTATCGCGAAGAGCTGCTCAACATGATTGCGGAAAATAAGGCGAAACGTGATGCGGAGGAGTGTGAGCGCATGGAAGAGCATCGTCAGTTGATGCGCGATGTGGCGCGCGAGGAGCAGGAGTACAGCGCCGCTATGATGCAGCGCAAGCGCGCAGTATACAATGCCACTATGGAGTATTTAGATTACGCGCGTCGCATGCGCAAGTTGGAGGAGGATGCGCAGAATATGCGTGATGCGCGCATTGACGATTTGTGTCATGTCGATATCTGCACCAAGAGCAATATACAAAGAGAGTTACAGCGCAAAGCGGAGATTGCAGCACTCTGTTATGCTGAGTTGCGTCGCCAAATATGCGAAGAATATGAACGACGCCTGCGCGATATACAAGAACAGCGCGAACCAAAAATCATCGAAAATCGCTTTGTGCATCCGGAGAAAACGCGCGCCGATATTATGGCTGAGCGGCGTAAAATGCGCGAAGGTTTGGATGAACAGTTGATTGAAAATGCGCGCGTACACGCTGAGGAGGAGGCCAAGTACAATGCGGATTTGAAATTAGCTATTGATGATCCGGCGTTCTGTACCGAATTGGCGCAGAAATATTTGAGCGCCGGCATCGACTATTTGCCACCGCATGCCAATTGGTTGATTTACGCTTGTACACCGAAGCAATACGTCGGCAAGCAGTCGGCGGTAGCTGCTGCTGGCGGTGAGCGCAAAGAGGACTCTCCAGACACTTGCATAAAGCCATGCGGTTGCAAAGCGCGCACGGACTTGGAGTGCACACATTACGGTTGGTCGGCGTATAAGCGTGGCGCAAACGCTGCCGGTAAGCGGCGTCTGGAACTCGAGTCCTGTTGA